In Daucus carota subsp. sativus chromosome 4, DH1 v3.0, whole genome shotgun sequence, one DNA window encodes the following:
- the LOC108217830 gene encoding putative receptor protein kinase ZmPK1 — protein MFVLFLLLSLLFSAKNSSCYHPYYLKQGSSFSVENEGDLLISKNGVFSAGFYKVGQNAFCFSVWYSCANDTVVWMANRDRPVNGKHTKLSLQKSGNLIIKDAGLSVFWSIENNSNSSNPVQLQLNDTGNLVLHTLNGRAYGDMIWQSFDSPTDTLLPNQALTRERRLVASRSGTNYSSGFYKLIFSDDNILSLVFNGLETDSVYWPDNSGLPWEVGRTSYNESRNAVLDSYGSFVSSDRFNFTVGDYGIRQESYRRLVLDSDGNIRVYSLNEKRMTWDVQWQAFSQPCKVHGICGENSLCSYGLGGRKCSCLPGYKMKNSKDWSTGCEPQLNYTCREGSGNDHEFIQIPHVEFNGYGMDDYQNYTLDQCRKQCLNICSCIAFYHLYNKNQGLYVCNLKALLLNGYKSSSVDNSMYIKLPRSVTSSSNKGNQESELTCVHDEYVLLDRLYKKKHENRSGQSIFWFTIAFGGFQIFCILVYKFKARGPSHTNSSMQKYHQVATGFKRFTYSDLKKASQNFNNEIGKGGGGIVYKAVLPDGRIAAIKRLNSSDEQGEAEFLAEVNVIVRLNHMNLIEIWEYCAEAKHRLLVYEYMEHGSLAENLYTNSLDWDKRYQIAVGTAKGLAYLHDECLEWVLHCDVKPENILLDSDYNPKVADFGLSKLLNRGTNISTSTFSKIRGTRGYMAPEWVYNLPITSKVDVYSYGIVMLELITGRSPMTTTSTLASSDSGLDGEEQRGVMSFVREKIREGAEIIDPNMNGAYDSGQLELLLKVAMQCAEDKKDARPSMSQVVDMLRFNQD, from the coding sequence ATGTTTGTACTATTTCTCTTGTTATCGCTACTCTTTTCCGCGAAAAATTCTTCATGTTACCACCCCTATTATCTGAAGCAAGGCTCATCTTTTTCTGTGGAGAATGAAGGAGACcttttgatttcaaaaaatGGTGTTTTCTCTGCTGGATTTTACAAGGTTGGACAGAACGCCTTTTGTTTTTCGGTATGGTACAGTTGTGCAAATGATACCGTAGTTTGGATGGCCAACAGAGACAGGCCTGTCAATGGGAAACACACGAAACTCTCTCTACAAAAATCTGGCAATCTCATCATAAAAGATGCAGGGCTTTCTGTTTTTTGGTCTATTGAAAATAATTCAAACTCGTCGAATCCTGTTCAACTTCAACTTAATGACACTGGCAATCTTGTTTTACATACACTGAACGGCAGAGCTTATGGTGATATGATTTGGCAAAGCTTTGATTCACCAACTGACACGCTTCTGCCTAACCAGGCATTAACTAGAGAAAGGAGGCTCGTGGCTTCAAGGAGCGGAACAAATTATTCTTCTGGTTTTTATAAGCTCATTTTCAGTGATGATAATATACTGAGTTTGGTTTTCAATGGCTTGGAAACTGATAGCGTCTACTGGCCTGATAATAGTGGATTGCCGTGGGAAGTAGGAAGGACTAGTTACAATGAAAGTAGGAACGCGGTTCTTGATTCTTATGGGTCTTTTGTGTCATCGGATAGGTTTAATTTTACAGTTGGGGATTATGGTATCCGACAAGAGTCTTATAGAAGATTAGTTCTTGATTCTGATGGTAACATTCGTGTGTATAGTTTAAATGAGAAGAGAATGACTTGGGATGTTCAGTGGCAAGCCTTTTCTCAGCCCTGCAAAGTTCATGGAATTTGCGGAGAAAATAGCCTGTGTAGTTATGGGCTTGGTGGTAGAAAATGCTCTTGTTTACCTGGCTACAAGATGAAGAATAGTAAAGACTGGTCTACTGGATGTGAGCCTCAATTGAACTACACATGCAGAGAGGGAAGCGGAAATGATCATGAATTTATACAAATTCCTCATGTCGAATTTAATGGATATGGCATGGATGATTATCAGAATTACACTTTAGATCAGTGCAGGAAACAATGCTTGAACATCTGCAGCTGCATAGCATTTTACCATCTGTATAACAAGAACCAAGGCTTGTATGTTTGCAATCTCAAAGCTCTACTGTTGAATGGATACAAATCTTCTTCTGTCGACAACTCAATGTATATAAAGCTACCTAGAAGTGTCACAAGCTCTTCCAACAAAGGCAATCAAGAATCAGAGTTGACTTGTGTTCATGATGAATATGTGCTACTGGACAGGCTGTACAAGAAAAAGCACGAAAATCGTTCAGGCCAGTCAATTTTCTGGTTCACCATAGCATTTGGGGGATTCCAAATATTCTGCATTTTGGTTTACAAATTCAAAGCAAGGGGACCTTCCCATACAAACTCAAGTATGCAAAAGTATCACCAAGTTGCCACTGGTTTCAAGAGATTCACCTATTCTGATCTCAAGAAAGCGTCACAAAATTTTAACAACGAGATTGGAAAAGGTGGTGGTGGCATTGTATACAAAGCTGTCCTGCCAGACGGAAGAATTGCAGCCATCAAGCGCCTAAACAGCAGCGATGAACAAGGTGAAGCAGAGTTTCTTGCTGAAGTCAATGTAATTGTGAGGCTTAACCACATGAATCTTATAGAAATATGGGAGTATTGTGCAGAGGCAAAACACAGACTTTTAGTATATGAGTACATGGAACACGGATCTTTGGCTGAAAATCTTTATACCAATTCCCTTGACTGGGACAAAAGATACCAAATTGCTGTAGGCACAGCCAAAGGCCTAGCTTACTTGCACGACGAGTGCCTAGAATGGGTTCTGCACTGTGATGTGAAGCCCGAAAACATTCTTCTGGACTCAGATTACAATCCAAAAGTAGCAGATTTCGGGCTCTCAAAACTTCTCAACAGAGGCACCAACATTAGTACTTCAACGTTCTCCAAGATACGAGGGACGAGGGGCTATATGGCTCCTGAATGGGTCTACAATCTTCCCATTACTTCTAAAGTCGATGTTTACAGCTATGGCATTGTTATGCTGGAGCTGATCACGGGTAGGAGTCCAATGACGACGACAAGTACATTAGCTAGCAGTGATAGTGGTCTTGATGGGGAAGAACAGAGAGGCGTGATGAGTTTTGTGAGGGAAAAAATAAGAGAAGGTGCAGAAATAATTGATCCGAATATGAATGGAGCATATGATAGTGGCCAATTGGAACTTCTGCTTAAAGTTGCAATGCAATGTGCAGAAGATAAGAAAGATGCTAGGCCTTCCATGAGTCAAGTTGTCGATATGCTTCGATTcaatcaagattga
- the LOC108217549 gene encoding cation/H(+) antiporter 15 has protein sequence MDDQSHALDSVNRTIVCFSETIYRTNGVWEGPNPLSPIVPIFVFQLPLCIFATRVVQLLLKGFHMPSFVGELIGGILIGPTFFGKIMPSYYRWYFPAYSFIVLEPMAHFALIYYAFVMGLRMDILTIRRTPTRAVGVAISGTLIPFLLGVGFFFMISTSQKISGCIFWGFALCVSGYSALAQIIEKQQLVHTEIGKLALATSQVSEIISWGLLTMGLAMANTRGGFFTATFFSALYVCFCFYAIRPALAWIIRHTATGQGYSEFYLCSVLSGVAFSGVMTDALGTHPMIGALLFGLIIPDEVLQSTLVERVEDFVLGILMPTFFAVCGIRTNLSSLATNNISFVVVMVVIVLLTVAKIISALFASLFTTLPAKEAAAIGLLTNTKSILALIILEIAQEHGALTTQEFSIIIVAIILMTMIVPPLTMVYHPVDNVMPYKRRTIEKSKADEELRVLACIYDMRNVPSIINLLEASYASQKSPISVFALHLVELIGRAMAMITVHTTRKAGTKHLTQAEAQTEQIISAFDNYELRCNGVMVQTITARAAFSSMDEDICSIAKSRRAAFIILPFHRQQAHDGEMEDINPSIRNVNENVLTSTPCSVGILIDRRMPDSFEFPRRVAVLFFGGPDDREALAYAWRMSEHENVSLKVVKLVPAKTEAPSDPMDFMGAGPAAVSVPIDAEKEKMLDDECINKFNIDTVNDNSVVFQELVLNDEEETIRTIKGMDGNHDLFIVGRGRGSSSPLTTGLADWCDCPELGPIGDLFATSEFSSSFSVLVMQQYIKTAETEESELSAESFARQDSEQLPWRASSAATEDVFGSFDSKDNKFSHES, from the exons ATGGATGATCAGAGTCATGCACTAGATTCTgtaaacagaacaattgtatgTTTTTCGGAAACAATATACAGGACAAATGGTGTCTGGGAAGGGCCTAATCCATTGTCTCCAATCGTGCCAATATTTGTCTTTCAGTTACCTCTTTGTATATTCGCCACTCGCGTTGTCCAGCTCCTGTTAAAGGGTTTCCACATGCCCTCCTTCGTCGGAGAACTCATT GGTGGAATATTAATAGGACCGACATTTTTTGGGAAAATAATGCCATCATACTACAGATGGTATTTTCCGGCCTATTCTTTCATAGTGTTAGAGCCAATGGCACACTTTGCTCTAATTTACTACGCGTTCGTCATGGGGCTAAGGATGGACATCCTAACGATACGTAGGACACCAACCAGGGCTGTTGGCGTCGCTATTTCAGGAACTCTCATCCCTTTCTTGCTAGGAGTAGGCTTCTTTTTCATGATCTCAACCAGTCAGAAGATCTCTGGTTGCATTTTCTGGGGCTTTGCGCTCTGCGTTTCAGGATACTCAGCACTTGCTCAGATAATTGAGAAGCAACAACTCGTGCACACGGAGATAGGAAAATTGGCCTTGGCGACCAGCCAGGTTAGCGAGATCATCTCATGGGGCCTTCTTACAATGGGACTAGCTATGGCAAACACTCGAGGTGGATTTTTTACGGCCACTTTTTTTTCGGCTCTGTATGTTTGCTTCTGTTTCTATGCGATCCGTCCAGCTCTGGCATGGATCATTCGTCACACAGCAACAGGACAAGGGTACAGTGAATTTTATCTTTGTTCTGTGCTGAGTGGAGTGGCATTCAGTGGCGTAATGACAGATGCCCTTGGTACACACCCGATGATCGGAGCGTTGCTGTTTGGCCTAATTATACCTGATGAAGTGCTGCAATCTACTCTGGTAGAGAGGGTAGAGGATTTTGTTTTGGGAATTTTGATGCCGACCTTTTTTGCAGTCTGTGGAATCAGAACAAATTTATCCTCTTTGGCGACGAATAACATATCATTTGTGGTGGTTATGGTTGTTATAGTTCTGCTTACTGTCGCGAAGATTATCAGCGCTCTTTTTGCCTCGTTGTTCACCACTCTGCCAGCTAAAGAAGCCGCAGCTATTGGCCTATTGACAAACACCAAGAGCATTTTGGCCTTGATCATCCTCGAAATTGCTCAAGAGCATGGG GCCTTAACCACGCAAGAATTTTCAATCATAATAGTGGCGATTATTCTTATGACTATGATTGTTCCTCCGCTGACAATGGTTTATCATCCGGTTGATAATGTCATGCCCTACAAGAGAAGGACAATTGAGAAATCAAAAGCAGACGAAGAGCTCCGAGTACTTGCATGTATCTATGACATGCGCAATGTTCCCTCTATCATTAACCTCCTCGAGGCCTCGTATGCAAGCCAGAAATCACCAATTAGCGTCTTTGCCCTCCACCTAGTAGAGCTTATTGGAAGGGCTATGGCGATGATTACTGTCCACACCACCCGAAAAGCAGGTACCAAACACCTCACACAAGCCGAAGCCCAAACAGAACAAATAATCAGTGCTTTTGACAATTATGAGCTGCGTTGTAACGGTGTCATGGTCCAGACTATCACTGCTAGAGCTGCCTTTTCTAGCATGGATGAAGATATTTGCAGTATAGCCAAAAGTAGGCGCGCAGCTTTTATAATCTTGCCCTTTCATAGACAACAAGCCCATGATGGGGAAATGGAAGACATCAATCCCTCCATACGAAACGTGAATGAAAATGTGTTGACAAGCACACCTTGCTCAGTAGGTATACTAATAGACCGTCGAATGCCTGATTCTTTTGAGTTTCCACGTCGTGTGGCTGTGTTATTCTTCGGAGGCCCTGATGATAGAGAGGCCTTAGCCTATGCATGGAGAATGTCGGAGCACGAAAATGTGAGCCTTAAAGTTGTTAAGCTTGTGCCAGCAAAGACTGAGGCACCCTCGGATCCAATGGATTTCATGGGGGCAGGCCCTGCAGCCGTTTCTGTCCCTATAGATgctgaaaaagagaaaatgttagATGATGAATGTATAAACAAGTTCAATATTGATACAGTGAACGACAATTCAGTAGTGTTTCAAGAATTGGTGCTAAATGATGAAGAGGAAACTATAAGAACTATCAAAGGAATGGATGGCAATCATGATCTTTTCATCGTAGGTAGAGGACGAGGATCATCATCTCCTCTAACTACTGGCCTGGCTGATTGGTGTGACTGTCCTGAGCTCGGGCCTATTGGAGATCTTTTCGCGACTTCAGAGTTCTCTTCCTCCTTTTCTGTACTAGTAATGCAACAGTATATAAAAACTGCAGAAACTGAAGAATCAGAACTATCTGCTGAATCATTCGCGAGACAGGACTCAGAACAGCTTCCCTGGAGAGCATCAAGCGCAGCCACTGAAGATGTATTCGGGTCCTTTGATAGTAAAGATAACAAGTTTAGTCATGAAAGTTAA
- the LOC108216629 gene encoding cyclin-D3-2, producing MALQQHTSSFLLDSLYCQEHHLVVNDDYQTLEPLVPNQDLFCEEEEQEELSSLLSKEEPNVLCNELERNSLLAESRRDAVEWMLRVVEHYSFSSLTALLAVNYFDRFVFRFEFNEEKLWMVQLVSVSCLSLAAKMEEVHVPLLLDLQVEDPPYVFRAKTIQRMEVLMLSTLEWKMNPVTPISFLDYITRRLGLNNHICWEFLKGCDCLLLSIVADCRFMRFLPSVVATAIMLVVISNVEPCIGLDYQNELVGILGIDKGKLQDCCKLIQELISGGCRNNINKRKFSPFPGSPRGVTDLYWSSDSSNDPWEVTTAALASVSSSPEPIPKKRKARDQD from the exons ATGGCTTTGCAACAACACACCTCATCATTTCTCCTAGACTCTCTGTACTGCCAAGAACACCATCTGGTTGTTAACGATGATTATCAAACACTTGAGCCTCTTGTACCTAACCAAGACTTgttttgtgaagaagaagaacaagaagagCTTTCCTCTTTGTTGTCGAAAGAAGAGCCGAATGTTCTGTGTAATGAACTTGAGAGAAACTCTTTGTTGGCTGAATCTCGCCGAGATGCGGTGGAGTGGATGCTGAGAGTTGTGGAGCATTACTCGTTTTCTTCGCTCACTGCTCTTCTTGCTGTGAATTATTTCGATAGGTTTGTGTTTAGGTTCGAGTTTAATGAGGAGAAGCTCTGGATGGTTCAGCTTGTTTCTGTGTCCTGTTTGTCACTTGCTGCTAAAATGGAGGAAGTCCATGTTCCCCTGCTTTTGGATCTTCAG GTAGAGGATCCTCCATACGTGTTTAGAGCAAAAACGATTCAGAGAATGGAGGTTTTGATGTTGTCAACTCTTGAGTGGAAGATGAATCCTGTGACGCCAATTTCGTTTCTTGATTATATCACGAGGAGGCTTGGTCTGAATAACCACATTTGTTGGGAATTTCTCAAGGGCTGTGATTGTCTTCTTCTCTCTATCGTTGCTG ATTGTAGGTTTATGCGATTCCTTCCTTCTGTTGTAGCCACTGCTATAATGCTGGTTGTAATTAGTAATGTTGAGCCCTGTATTGGACTAGATTACCAGAATGAGCTTGTCGGAATTCTTGGTATTGATAAG GGCAAATTACAAGACTGTTGCAAGCTAATCCAGGAACTGATATCAGGAGGTTGCCGCAACAACATTAACAAACGCAAATTTTCACCTTTCCCAGGAAGCCCCCGAGGGGTTACGGATCTGTACTGGAGCTCGGATAGCTCAAATGATCCATGGGAAGTCACCACAGCTGCATTAGCCTCTGTATCATCCTCACCAGAGCCAATACCGAAGAAGCGAAAGGCCCGGGATCAGGATTAG
- the LOC108216395 gene encoding protein DCL homolog, chloroplastic — protein sequence MAAPLLLRSIPLFRHRLQPHRLAVAATLLTRRPCSTLTRPDEYCSPTLPSDTLSRAKSESLSHPARIDDPDYRKWKEKEKEILEDIKPLILFAKDIIHSSRYMDGERLSEEDEKTVLEKLLAYHPRSEDKVGCGLNFIMVDRHPQFRQSRCLFIVRTDGAWIDFSYQKCLRSYIRHKYPSYAEKYIKQHYKRSS from the exons ATGGCAGCCCCGCTGCTTCTGAGAAGCATACCGTTGTTTCGCCACCGTCTCCAACCCCACCGCCTCGCCGTCGCCGCCACTTTACTAACTCGGCGTCCCTGTTCCACCCTGACTCGGCCTGATGAGTACTGCTCCCCTACTTTACCCAGCGACACACTCTCTCGCGCAAAGAGCGAGTCACTGAGTCACCCGGCGAGAATAGACGATCCAGATTACCGGAAgtggaaagaaaaagaaaaagagatacTTGAGGATATTAAGCCCCTCATTTTGTTCGCTAAAGATATTATCCACTCCTCCAG GTACATGGACGGGGAGCGTCTGTCGGAAGAAGATGAGAAAACTGTTTTGGAGAAGCTTTTAGCTTATCATCCACGTTCTGAAGATAAAGTGGGATGCGGACTTAATTTCATCATG GTTGATCGCCACCCTCAGTTTAGACAGTCGAGATGCCTATTCATAGTACGGACTGATGGAGCATGGATAGACTTCTCTTATCAGAAGTGTCTTCGGTCATACATTCGACATAAATATCCATCTTACGCAGAGAAGTATATCAAACAACATTACAAGCGTAGCAGTTGA